GCCGCCGGTGAaccgaaaaaaaataaaagagaacaaGCTAGATAGCTGATGATGACTTTGGATGTTGTTTGACTCTGACAAGGTTATTTGACTCTTAAAAtcgcatttattttattaacaaaatacgTATTATCATTTTCTctgtcttttttaaaattataataacagaTCGGATGACGCCGCAGGTTTCTCCTTAAACTGCCTTCAATGCCTTGTACTacagatttaattttttgattgaattaatgtttttttggttcgaattatcttattattattgtttcattTATTTGAGTATGTAATGTACTAGTACTATAAAAAAAggcatgtaatatatatatatatatatatatatatatatataaactattttttttcttttacacttatttttttcttatactgattttttaaaaaaaactgtggAACCGCACCAAAAAGGCATTTAGTGTactataataatttcatttatttggttGGATTCTTCTGGATCATTGCGTGGGGTTATGACACTtggaaaatgtgtttttttttcattttaatttataaagtgTTTGATGGGACCGAGGAACCACGGCGATTATTACTTTTTGTCAGGTTGGGGCCTCTGCTCTGCTTGAGACTTTTTAGAACTGTAGTTATATATACTGTACTTAAAATTGCAAACTGGTTTCTCCatgtttgttcttttttattattatttctttttaatctgcacgcaaaattattaaacttaaCCTAATGAAATTGCTCTAGTGAAATAAGGGTGTGtcctaaaaagaaaagaaagtaaaataaataagcaACAATATAAGATGGTTTTATAGACTGTTTAGTTAGGAAGAAAATGGCTATTTGTGTTAGTCTTgacaaaactaaaattattaaaaaaaatctcatgttATAACAATTGTAAGAAAATATTGCTTACCATGATGTGTAGGGTGATGGTAAGGTACTCGTATGTCACAATATAGAAGATCAAAAGCATGTTCAGAAAAAATATTACTgcattataaataaatgaaagacaCCTAAATTTGGATAGGGGATATATAGAACAATCATTGCAAGATGTAGACTAAAGATGTAATTTCATATTCTCATTGAAAATCTTAAGAACTTTTGCAGATACATGACCAAGTCTTGTATGTCAAAGGACATGATCAAGATTATTTGACTTATGTGGAAACAGAAACAGAATTTGAGATTGATTGAACATACTGAGGAGTGAGGACAAAGAATATAAAGGCCTTGGTGAAGATCACCCTTGCCAATCGTCTTCAGGTGTACGTCGCATGAATAAACAAAGTGTTTTCTCACACTATTGACAGTAAATTATGTCACCTATTATACAAAGTATATAGAAGTGATAACTTACAACTAACTACaacagaaaaataacaaaagcaatcaatttctttctaaccctaaaaataatactttaacattttttaaaccttttttttataagttgttaatgtttttttttttttacaaaaagctCGATTATATGGGTCAAGGGGTAACAAAATGTTTAATTACAAGTAACATGGGTTGATGTAGTTATAATTGGCACAACATTTTATGCACAAAAAAAAGTCATAGTTGGCACTACAATTCGTATTAGTAGTTTCTTTGGTCTTGTTCATATCATCATATACCATATGCTTACAAACAGGTCAGACTGAAGTTTACTAATTGAAAGTTtcgaagataaaataatatgagAAACACTTGTGTGGACATACACATACTTAAATACGAAGTGTTAGACACAATCAATCAGAGATTGACAacacattaaaattttaaaatagaaaatagaaaacaaaaactcaAGTCTAATTTATAACTTTATAGTTACGTGGCGTCTGTCCCTGGCCTTATCTTCTTCAACTAGTAGAGGAAAACACTAAAAATTTAAAGCATAAAAGTATAAACACAACCTGAAAACACATCAATTCTTACTTTCgacttttattgttattttccttcttttttttcgtCAAATTCTTCCCCTCTTAAATTTTCTTCATCTCCATTTTGATTCTCACGTTGCAGAAACTCAACAAATTAGCTTGTactcaaattcaaaaataaaaaaagggattGATCTGTTTAATACTTTTGTGGTTATTAAAGATAGAATGCTTTCATGGAtagtaattataaataataaaaaaaaagttgccgAACGCAAACTCAAATCTtggagcaatttttttttcgttGATAGTTTCAGAATTATTTCCATTGGTTTTTTATTCTTATCCATTAATTGAAAACATTTTTGGGTCTTCAATCCACACAAGAGAACCAACAACATTTCGGAAAGGGAAATTGAAACAAGAGAGAAGGATTTgcggattaaaaataaaagagaaagagagaaggaaaaaagaggAAGGAGTGAGCAGTGAAAGAGAATGTAGATGAAGATGCAATGCATGTGACTCCATGAGAAGGACCTGAGTTAAGCTTTCTGTAGTGCCAAACAGCTTCAAGAGGGAATTAAATCCTTTCATCAGCACTTGTGTTCgtcggaaaaaaaaatgatatagattatttgtcttttgagatgaaagaagatgaagaggacccgataagaattaattaattgaatactatttattttatattttatattttaaaattttaatgtattatcACTTTTTGATTGGTTGTGTTTAACAACTCACATTTGAGTATGTGTCTATCCAAGAGTTTCTCAAATAATATTGCAACAGCTATCAAGCTTTCCCACTAATTTTGTGACTTGGTCCTAGTCTGGAGTATCTTTTTCTTCACCTAACGTCATGGTATATCCTTTACAGCAAAAATGGAAAATCTTGTGTTGTGACATAACATTAATTGGATTATTTTACTGCTACTTAAACCAAACGACGAAAAACTTACATGCCTGGAACCTTTTCTCCTGATCAGTGGAAGCCAAAAATCAGATACGAAAGGAAGGATGAAATTGGAAAAATGATTTGTAGTTTTTTTGCTGTTGACATGGTCAATATCTAAACCTAATATTTAAAATCCAAAAGctgtattttatttacaaaactaCATGTGAGCATGACTATGTCTCACTTgaggaaaataatatttcttcaATGCCAATATTGTCAATGAATAATAATGACTTTTACccctttttctcttaaaaaaaagggggagagagAACAAGCATATGATAATTGATAAGCTTTTCCTACATTGAAAGGTTAAAGTGTTGGCTATTGGGTAATGGgtatgtttttcttctctagAAACTCACGGACCACCTTCCTTTTAACCCTAAGAATAATTTGTTAATATTCAATTCACACGCAGTAAAATCACATTGTTTTTATAGTTAAACCATTTAAGCAACTTCTTTTCCTGTATTTAATTATAAGCAATACATCACATTCTTGGTCCACTTGAATcagaggaaataaaataaacgatAAAAGCATAAACAATAATGTATCTTTATtggaaaaacaataataataaaaattcaacttttttaattttctcttcaatttaaactttttgttcattatttttcttcttctatagtATACAAAGTATTATAGTGTAACTATATATCTGCCAATTACTAAAGTAGGCTTCACTTATTACACTTAGTTTGTCCCAAAAAAAGTAATAGAAGGGacaaaaataatagaaagagaggaaaataaaagagaattagaatataagaaaaaataaatgaggttttttatttaaataagtgaacgaaagaataaaaaaatagtatatagaTATACGTACATAAACGTATACTTATAGCAAAAACTGTCATTATTTTGCTAGATTTTACATacctaatatatattatatataaagctTTTGATTGCATTACTTTTAATTGGGAGTTTAAAGAATGTAAAAATCTATGTTAAGAAAAGTACTATCATGCCAGAATCTTTGAATCACAAGATTAATTAGGTGTTACCTAACGAAAGATTATACAGAAATCAGGACATGATGAAAGCTACAGAGAGGATCGAACTAACTGGATTTAGCACCCTTAATTAACCTCCTCCATGCATATAAGATGATGGAAGTTTAATTTGGAGACCATGACGTCTTCCGAATGTGGATAGAATAATTACATGGAGAAGCATCCTTTCACGTAGAAAGTGATATATATCTTTATGCACTTGGCAATTGGCATGGCTTTCTACTTTTCCGTTtagacaaatatatttttttgggtgaAAAGAGCCGAAAAGAAGCATAATAAAGCCCATGTTACACGATGATTGTGTTGGATGATAGGTTTGCAAAAAAGCAAGTGAATTTCATTTGCTCGCTCGTCTCGCACCCCAAGAAAATTGATAAAGACCCTTCTGAACCCAtgaggaaaataatttatctaaggGAGGAGAaaatcagaaaattatttcgtggccatttatttaagttcgTATGATAACTGCTAACTTTCCATGCAAGGTTACCCTATGGATTCTAGTATCAGCTCATTTTACGTGTATTTGATGTTGCTGAAtgtgtatatttatatttttttaaaatgaacttgtataattttgtatataaagaCCTTACATCTGGCGGATAAGGCAATTGATGAGGTTGATGGGCCATTGTCGCACTACATACATGTCAGAAAAAACTAATGGAGTTTGGAAAGTTACTTGATGCACCTCATTTTTTGCTTGGTACACCCCCAAACTTCCTAGTATTTCCTTTTTGTCCTTCCTCTTCCTAGAAAACCCTAGTCAGCTCTCCCTCCAAACCTCCATGACTACCACACTCCACCTCCACCCAACACCATCGTTGCACCCAAACATCACCACCGCAACCACCCAATGCCACCTCCACACCTCACCAAACTTACCATCATGCCGCCACCCAACCAAAGAAGTGGATGCTTTGCAATCTTCCACCATAAATGATCACCAAACCATGagaaaaacactaaaaaattcACAAACCCTATAACTAAGGTCAGGGAATTGATAACTAATTCCCacataaaaaagggaacaaCTAATACCAATAAAATTTAGATTCAATAACGAATGGAAAAGCAACAGTTAAGAAACAATTCAATgcaaagaatcaaaagaattgttggagatgAACAAGAGACGGCGTACAAAAGAAGGCATTATATTTCAAAACCCCGTTATCGTTCAAGGCTAAGAGGGGAATCACCACTCTTTAGAAGAACCTTCTACTCTCATACCCACAATTCGACCAAGTGTTTTGGAAATCAACTCTCCAATTGAATGgaggattataaaaaaaaatgaggggtGCCAACAAAACATTGGGGTGAGGAATCACATAAACTAGTTTTCATCAagggtatttttttatcaaaataaattacaaaaaaggtGGGTGGTGCCAAGATCAAATAGGATCTCAAAAGCACGGGCCAATCAACATACCTACCTTGGATTGTTACTTCCTTGTGCTCCAAGCTCCAAGATGCTTCCTGCATCCTTTCTAGAATGTTTTGTTTTACCTTCTGGTCATTCCATAAGCCAAAAAATGTTGTATTCCATACTGTCATTTTACATTTTGGATTGACCATTTCAAAAGCCAAAAAGAGTGTGTTGGAAGCCGGGAAGTAACTtggaggtgcaggaagcaactaTCCCTAGCCCAATTTTTAGAAGATTGATTCAAGACATGACAAGCAAAATTAATCCTCTTTTTTTAACCACACACTATCATTGACTTTATCCATGATTAGTCATTGTTAAGAAACCtatttaatcacttttagtGGAATTCTCCTCTCCTAATAAGATTTTTTCGTTCACAAAACTTAAACTTGAGACTTTACTTGAGAGGATTGTGTCCGGTACTACTGAGACCAACAACTAGTCCATTTTGTCACCTttagttataataaaaatctttgaattttaaaaaataactaaagtgataACTACATttacatgaaaaaatatatttttgtcattaaaacaaaaatataatttgtataaaaaatacttttatcaaatatttcttatttaatcatttttttaaattttaaattaacctATCAATTATGCATTCCTGTTAAATATAAGTTCACGAAATGTCTGTATTAAATACATTAATAAAGTTTAAGGGTGTTTGAAAAAATGATTACGTCTTGACACAAAAACAATACTATAAAACTTCTAGATCTCTACAGAAATGAAGTAAAAGTAACAAAAACGTAAATTAAGAATATGTGTACAAACACACTATAATTCTTGAATAGTTATATTTGAGAAATAAATCAcactttaatatattaaagCCTAATTTAAATCAATCTGATATTGTCAAATTTAATTCACATCGaatattttcatgaaataagTTAAGGTCAAGTACACCTTGACACATACAAGACTTGATTTGAGTTGACTATATTTACTAAGTAAGTAGTGACATTAAGATTATTGTAAGAGTGTATTTaaaaacacacatttttttggaaaataaagaaaatttttctttatatatatattgaaagaaagaagccttttaagttttaaccttACCTACTATTTTTGATACAGAATCCTTCCATTAATTGGTGGAGCAAGGTTTAGGAGGACGCATAAAATCTGGTAATGAACCTGCTTATTTCTCCACAACATAAAAAGTAACACGTTGTAGCCCAAACATCTGTCCAAGGTTTCAAATCATCACGTCCAGTTTCAGTATTGAGATTAAACTGAATTCCTCCCCATTTTCTCCCATGGCCACATTCTTCTATCCGCCAGCTTCATCATAAGGTGGCATAATTGccaagataaaattaataacatcaTTTGGCAGGATTGATTATTCCAACAAATTTTGGTTATAATTACCTTGTTCATCAACAAGCCCCTTCACACATACTATGTTTTGCATGGAGAGAGGGAGGAACAACATCAATCAATCTAGTATTTGTATTTATCCATTTATCATGCCACACATTCATTCTGCTTCCATCTCTCACAACCCATAATTCAGCTTGATCAATAgatatacaaatattataatcaTTATCAAATTTATCTCCACTACAATATCTTAAGATTATATAATAATTCTACTAATGCGTAAAAggttattttcaaataatttattatatattcattgAAGAAGGGAAAAAAAGGACCTATGCTCTTGatcaataatgaaattttattgtcaATTTTGTAGTGTGCATGAAGTTGTTTTCAAACCCACAACTGGTTAGAGTTAAGTTACATAATTTCAGGTTTGATCtctctgttttctttttcttttgggcaTTTTTGGTCCATTTAAGTGATTAGGTTTgggaatttatatattttttcttactatttGAGAAGTATTAATCGACTTAAGTAGAAACGAAATATAAAAAGGtcccattatttttttaaccattaaaaaataaaataaaaaataataatttcaacccaaaaataattattaatattaaaatgtcatgaatatattacattaattaattaaccattTGAGTAACcgatatatttataattttaaataaaaagaataaacgTTACATCACTTTActttcacaaaaatatttttaatagtataaataatatatattttttatgtataaattagGAATTAAATAATGTCATTTCTTATcattagtaaattaaattatcattaatctttaaaattgaaaaaatgaagtgattttttatctttcaaaatgaaataatttttaatttatttaaattaatatgttaaattattatttttaaaaattaatctaacATCACCTCTTGTTAATGGCAATGTAAAGATCGAGTCAGTGGCAATGTAAATTGTTAATGGCGAAAGTAGTActttaatattgaaaaaaaaaatcagaaaggaGTAGTAAATTCTAACCGGATTTTTCTAATGGTGAGGCGTAAGCCACGTGTTGTAAATTGAAAACCAAACAACAATGTCGGAGTGTGTAGGTTGCTAGGGAGAACAAAGTGATATTAATATTAGGTCATTCATTTCCTTTACAATCATAAACATAACCAAGTTCCCAACTCGGTTGGAAGCCGAGCCGCCACACACTCACACAACACTCTCTCTTTCCGTGTAACCCCTTCAATGGTCTCTCAACACTGTTGAAATTTGACCCATGCAGGTACCTCTCTTGATTTCATTCAATTCTTCATCTTTGCATCATAAACTTCACTGGTTTCATGGGTCAATGATGAAGTTACTGTCACTTCTATACTGGGTGCTTTTAGATAACATTTTGATTCATGTTTGGTGTAAAAATTCAGTCTTTCTGGTATGCACATGCAGTAAATAATCTCTTGAGTGGGTTGAAAGATTgtggtatttatttatttatttactttgccCTTTAGAAAtgctattttattatatgtattttCCCCTCAGTCATTGATTTTTTCTAGCAGTGCTGGAACTCTTGGGTTGGAGAGTGATTTGTTTGAATAATTCAAGTCAGCATCTTGTTCCTTGTGGTTTTATAATACTTTATACTCTTTTGGTATTAATCTGTCTTGTTTCTAATAGAAGTATGACATGGAATATGGCCTCTCTCAATATTCTGAGAGCCAAACTAATCATATCGAGATGATGGATAAAGGAACTTGATGTCAAACGTACTGTGGTGTGTCTCCACTGTTCTTAATTCTTaatatttatgtgaagaaatGAACCTGATTCCTCTCTATTGCTTCCAAACCACATGTTTTTTACTCTGAGTTGATGAAAAGTAGACTGCTAGTTAGTAAAGTACACATGCTAAGAGTTTATATTAGCTCATCTAAATCATTAGTAGTGTTGGTGCTGGTGCATACAAAATTTATAGCTGATGTTGCaatgttataatatttttagctTCATAAGTTAGAGTAGGACTTTGCCTGGTGGCATCTTTACTTTGTAGGGGTAGATGTGTTGTTTGTTTGCTGCCATGGTGTGTTTATCATGTATAGAAAGTTTGTGGAAACTCTACCTTTTTCACTTTTTGTGTTAAGTTTCTTGATTATGAACTACTTTATTTGCAGACCATGCTACGAGCAAAGCAGATCACTGCACTTTCTAGCAGTGCTAGGACTTTTCTCATTGGTGGTTCGCGTTGTAATGCAGCAGATGGTAGTTCATGCTCTTGCACTGAGGATGAAATTTGTGTTTCTAGACGACAGcatataaaaaatcatgttttaccTGCACAGAAGCCATCCTCCCTAGCATCCAAAGCTACTTCTGAGGTGGATGAAACATTGGTTTCAGAAAACTCAGTAAATGGGCCAGCTTGCTGCAAGGCTAAGGGTGTTGACCAATCTAGCTGTATTCAGCAAATCAGGTCTGCTTCAAGTCCGGCATGTAAATCAGATTCTGTAACATATGCTTGTGATATTGATGGTGTTCAGGAACATGTTGAGCACTTGTCTCCTCTCAATTCTGACCAGTTTTACAGGGCCAGTATTGCAGCTATAAATTTTCTTTCTGATTTAGCTAATTATAAGTTTCCTTTATCAAATGGAAAGGGCATACTAAGCTACTCTAAAAACTGTATGGTTGATACTGCCAGAACCCCACCCAACATCAGATCTTCAAACGTGAAACAGATTAAAAGGGAGAACTTTACCAGTGTTCATCCAAGACCATCTGTTTCTACCAATTCGAGGTCTAAGCGTGCTGGTCATCATCATAGTGGAAAGTGTAAAGGTGATAAATCAAATTTAGGTAAAGGTTTTAAGCATATTCCTTCTTCTGGGATGGAAAAGTCAGTGGTGTCTCCAAATATTCCTTTAAATAATCATGAACACAGAGCCTTTCCACagagaacaacaacaaaatcaaatcaCATTGTGACAAATTTTGGTTCCTACATGCGTGCTTCAAACACACAGATGGTGGAAGTGGTTCCTACAATCAAGGAAAGTTTTAATAAACATCCCAGGGATCTGAAAATGTCAGCTAGAACTGCTCCAATGAACAGGCGTATTGTGGAAGTGGTTTCAGACATACTAAGGCAGTTAAGGTGGGGTCCCACTGCAGAAAAGGCTTTGTATAACCTGAATTTTTCAATGGATGCATATCAAGCTAACCAAATCTTGAAACAACTCCAAGACCCCTCAGTTGCTCTTGGTTTTTTTGACTGGTTAAGGCGACAACCAGGTTTCAGGCATGATGGACATACTTACACCACCATGGTTGGTATCCTGGGCCGTGCTAGAAGGTTTGATTCAATAAGCAAGTTGCTAGAGCAGATGGTAAAGGATGGATGCCAACCCAATGTTGTAACATACAACCGCCTTATTCATTGCTATGGCTGTGCAAACTACCTGAAAGAAGCACTGAATGTGTTCAATGAAATGCAGGAGGTGGGATGTGAGCCTGATCGTGTCACATACTGTACACTCATTGATATCCATGCTAAAGCTGGATTTATTGATGTTGCCATGTCTATGTATAAAAGAATGCAAGAAGCTGGTCTTTCTCCTGACACTTTTACTTACAGTGTTATAATCAATTGTCTTG
This genomic interval from Glycine max cultivar Williams 82 chromosome 5, Glycine_max_v4.0, whole genome shotgun sequence contains the following:
- the LOC100785113 gene encoding pentatricopeptide repeat-containing protein At1g74750 isoform X2, with translation MQTMLRAKQITALSSSARTFLIGGSRCNAADGSSCSCTEDEICVSRRQHIKNHVLPAQKPSSLASKATSEVDETLVSENSVNGPACCKAKGVDQSSCIQQIRSASSPACKSDSVTYACDIDGVQEHVEHLSPLNSDQFYRASIAAINFLSDLANYKFPLSNGKGILSYSKNCMVDTARTPPNIRSSNVKQIKRENFTSVHPRPSVSTNSRSKRAGHHHSGKCKGDKSNLGKGFKHIPSSGMEKSVVSPNIPLNNHEHRAFPQRTTTKSNHIVTNFGSYMRASNTQMVEVVPTIKESFNKHPRDLKMSARTAPMNRRIVEVVSDILRQLRWGPTAEKALYNLNFSMDAYQANQILKQLQDPSVALGFFDWLRRQPGFRHDGHTYTTMVGILGRARRFDSISKLLEQMVKDGCQPNVVTYNRLIHCYGCANYLKEALNVFNEMQEVGCEPDRVTYCTLIDIHAKAGFIDVAMSMYKRMQEAGLSPDTFTYSVIINCLGKAGNLAAAHWLFCEMVEHGCVPNLVTYNIMIALQAKARNYEMALKLYHDMQNAGFQPDKVTYSIVMEALGHCGYLEEAESVFVEMQQKNWVPDEPVYGLLVDLWGKAGNVEKASEWYQAMLNAGLLPNVPTCNSLLSAFLRLHRLPDAYNLVQSMVALGLRPSLQTYTLLLSCCTEAQPAHDMGFFCELMAVTGHPAHAFLLSMPAAGPDGQNVRDHVSKFLDMMHTEDREGKRGLVDSVVNFLNKSGLKEEAGSVWEAAAQRNVYPDAVKEKSSRYWLINLHVMSDGTAVTALSRTLAWFRQRMLVSGIRPSRVDIITGWGRRSKVTGSSLVRQAVQDLLHTFSFPFLAEKGNSGCFVGCGEPLCQWLNHSYVERMHLL
- the LOC100785113 gene encoding pentatricopeptide repeat-containing protein At1g74750 isoform X3, encoding MLRAKQITALSSSARTFLIGGSRCNAADGSSCSCTEDEICVSRRQHIKNHVLPAQKPSSLASKATSEVDETLVSENSVNGPACCKAKGVDQSSCIQQIRSASSPACKSDSVTYACDIDGVQEHVEHLSPLNSDQFYRASIAAINFLSDLANYKFPLSNGKGILSYSKNCMVDTARTPPNIRSSNVKQIKRENFTSVHPRPSVSTNSRSKRAGHHHSGKCKGDKSNLGKGFKHIPSSGMEKSVVSPNIPLNNHEHRAFPQRTTTKSNHIVTNFGSYMRASNTQMVEVVPTIKESFNKHPRDLKMSARTAPMNRRIVEVVSDILRQLRWGPTAEKALYNLNFSMDAYQANQILKQLQDPSVALGFFDWLRRQPGFRHDGHTYTTMVGILGRARRFDSISKLLEQMVKDGCQPNVVTYNRLIHCYGCANYLKEALNVFNEMQEVGCEPDRVTYCTLIDIHAKAGFIDVAMSMYKRMQEAGLSPDTFTYSVIINCLGKAGNLAAAHWLFCEMVEHGCVPNLVTYNIMIALQAKARNYEMALKLYHDMQNAGFQPDKVTYSIVMEALGHCGYLEEAESVFVEMQQKNWVPDEPVYGLLVDLWGKAGNVEKASEWYQAMLNAGLLPNVPTCNSLLSAFLRLHRLPDAYNLVQSMVALGLRPSLQTYTLLLSCCTEAQPAHDMGFFCELMAVTGHPAHAFLLSMPAAGPDGQNVRDHVSKFLDMMHTEDREGKRGLVDSVVNFLNKSGLKEEAGSVWEAAAQRNVYPDAVKEKSSRYWLINLHVMSDGTAVTALSRTLAWFRQRMLVSGIRPSRVDIITGWGRRSKVTGSSLVRQAVQDLLHTFSFPFLAEKGNSGCFVGCGEPLCQWLNHSYVERMHLL
- the LOC100785113 gene encoding pentatricopeptide repeat-containing protein At1g74750 isoform X1, with amino-acid sequence MKSRLLVSKTMLRAKQITALSSSARTFLIGGSRCNAADGSSCSCTEDEICVSRRQHIKNHVLPAQKPSSLASKATSEVDETLVSENSVNGPACCKAKGVDQSSCIQQIRSASSPACKSDSVTYACDIDGVQEHVEHLSPLNSDQFYRASIAAINFLSDLANYKFPLSNGKGILSYSKNCMVDTARTPPNIRSSNVKQIKRENFTSVHPRPSVSTNSRSKRAGHHHSGKCKGDKSNLGKGFKHIPSSGMEKSVVSPNIPLNNHEHRAFPQRTTTKSNHIVTNFGSYMRASNTQMVEVVPTIKESFNKHPRDLKMSARTAPMNRRIVEVVSDILRQLRWGPTAEKALYNLNFSMDAYQANQILKQLQDPSVALGFFDWLRRQPGFRHDGHTYTTMVGILGRARRFDSISKLLEQMVKDGCQPNVVTYNRLIHCYGCANYLKEALNVFNEMQEVGCEPDRVTYCTLIDIHAKAGFIDVAMSMYKRMQEAGLSPDTFTYSVIINCLGKAGNLAAAHWLFCEMVEHGCVPNLVTYNIMIALQAKARNYEMALKLYHDMQNAGFQPDKVTYSIVMEALGHCGYLEEAESVFVEMQQKNWVPDEPVYGLLVDLWGKAGNVEKASEWYQAMLNAGLLPNVPTCNSLLSAFLRLHRLPDAYNLVQSMVALGLRPSLQTYTLLLSCCTEAQPAHDMGFFCELMAVTGHPAHAFLLSMPAAGPDGQNVRDHVSKFLDMMHTEDREGKRGLVDSVVNFLNKSGLKEEAGSVWEAAAQRNVYPDAVKEKSSRYWLINLHVMSDGTAVTALSRTLAWFRQRMLVSGIRPSRVDIITGWGRRSKVTGSSLVRQAVQDLLHTFSFPFLAEKGNSGCFVGCGEPLCQWLNHSYVERMHLL